A genome region from Solanum pennellii chromosome 12, SPENNV200 includes the following:
- the LOC107006233 gene encoding uncharacterized protein LOC107006233: protein MGYNLATLVKDCLDYAQRCDACQFHVNFIHQVPHVLDPTIVSWSFDTWRLDIVGALPKSFGGHLYILAATVYFSKWPEAIALKEVKKESVANFILANHLSLWNPFYIITDNGKPFDNKLMNKICDLFGSKQRKSSIYHAAANGLAEAFNKTLCNLLKKLVSKSKRDWHEKMEEDLWEYRTIYRTPTQATPYSLAFGVEVVLPLERQIPSLKLDI from the coding sequence ATGGGATATAATTTGGCAACCCTGGTGAAGGATTGCTTAGATTATGCTCAGAGGTGCGATGCTTGTCAATTTCATGTGAATTTCATACATCAGGTGCCCCACGTATTGGACCCAACTATCGTATCTTGGTCATTTGACACCTGGAGATTGGATATTGTGGGAGCACTACCAAAGTCTTTTGGTGGACACTTGTACATCTTGGCTGCAACTGTTTACTTTTCAAAATGGCCTGAAGCTATCGCTCTTAAAGAGGTGAAGAAAGAGAGTGTTGCAAATTTTATTCTAGCAAATCATCTATCGCTTTGGAACCCCTTCTATATAATAACAGACAATGGCAAGCCATTCGATAACAAGTTAATGAACAAGATTTGTGATCTCTTTGGCTCCAAGCAGCGTAAATCTTCTATATACCATGCTGCCGCCAATGGTCTTGCTGAAGCATTCAATAAGACTCTATGCAACCTGCTCAAGAAACTTGTCTCCAAATCCAAACGGGATTGGCatgaaaaaatggaagaagatTTGTGGGAATATAGGACAATATATCGCACTCCAACTCAAGCAACACCATATTCACTTGCTTTTGGAGTTGAAGTAGTCCTGCCACTCGAGCGTCAAATACCTTCCTTAAAACTTGATATTTAA